The sequence below is a genomic window from Salinispira pacifica.
TATGTCCGGGGGATTTGAATCTGAGGAAGATTTCTTCGGCAGTGACGATGACTTTTTTTAAGCAGCATTTTCCACAAGCTTCTGTGCACTGTCAAAGCTAAAAAAAAAGCCTCCGGGAAAATCCCGGGGGCTTTTTTTTGCAGATTCTATGGGGCTTCCGTTCAAACGGAAGCTTAGTCCAGATTCACCGCATCATCTGTTTCCAGATCAAAGAAAATCACTTTTTCCATGTCCGGTTTGAAATGCGCAGTATCTCCCACGTTGAATGTGATGTGGGGATCTACACGGGCAATCATCTGGTGCTTCTCAGTGCTTCCGTATACGTGAGTTTCCGCACCCAGGGGTTCGATAACACCTACGGTTACAGCCATTGATTTTCCATCAACCGCCTTGTCACTGTACACAAGATCTTCGGCCCGGTATCCGAATACCATGGATTTTCCCACATAGGGTTTGATGGCTTCGGCATTCTTTCCCTCAACGTTGAGTTTGAAGGTTCCTTCGTCGATTACGATCTTGCCGCCCTCTTCTTTCACTTCAACATTCATGAAGTTCATTGGGGGGGAGCCCATGAATCCGGCAACGAAGCGGTTCACCGGCTTGTTGTACAGGGTGAGGGGATCACCGATCTGCTGGATTACGCCGTCTTTCATTACAACAATTTTGTCACCCATGGTCATGGCTTCAACCTGGTCATGAGTTACATAGATCATTGTTGCCTGAAGGCGGGTATGCAGAGAGGAAATTTCCGCACGCATCTGTACACGCAGCTTTGCATCAAGATTTGAAAGGGGCTCATCGAAGAGGAAAACCTTGGGATGACGCACGATTGCACGGCCTACGGCAACACGCTGCCGCTGACCACCGGAAAGCTGCTTGGGCCGACGCTCGAGAAGTTCCTTGATTTCAAGGATCTCGGCTGCTTCGTCCACACGCTTTTGGATCTCTTCCTTGTCGTATTTCCGGATTTTCAGACCGAAGGCCATGTTATCGAATACGGTCATATGAGGATAGAGCGCGTAGTTCTGGAATACCATTGCAATGTCCCGGTCTTTGGGGGGAACATCGTTCACCAGTTTTCCATCGATATAGAGTTCGCCGCTTGAAATATCTTCAAGACCGGCAACCATTCGGAGCGTGGTAGTCTTACCACAGCCGGAAGGACCGACAAGGACCACAAATTCCTTGTCCTGGATGGTGATGTTTGCATGTTTTACTGCATGAACACCGCCATCATACACTTTGTTGACATTTTTCAGTTCAACTGTAGCCATAAGATGGGACCTCCATCATTTTATCTTATCGCTATTATGATAGGTGCAATTATATGAGCTGTCAATCAAAAGATTATCAGCGGTATCTGCTGTTGAGTTTGTAGAAGCTTTCAATATCAGCCTCCAGATCTCCCGCTGTCACATTCTCCGTGTAGAGGTAATCCTGAAGCCAGGGGTAGTACACTTCATTCCTCACCCGGTTCCAGAGATAATCGGGCGCAGCCGGAAAGATGATCTGTTCGGCAGGGGGGACCGGAAGTTCCGGCCCGGCTTGGGATGCCGACAGCACCCGCTCGTTTACCAGGCGGCTGCTGCTGAATCCCTGGAGGAACCCCACAGGGCTGTCATCACGGCTGACTCTGAATTCAAAATAGGCACTTTGAAACTCGCTGCTGAGAATTTTCCGCAGAAACCGAAAGGCTCTGCGTGTATTCCTGCTTGAATCGAGAACTGCCGAATACATAATGGGCTGAATCACCTCTGCTCCGTCATCAGAATAGAGCCATTTATAGCTGAATTCACGGATCCTGGAGGGGCCCGCCTGGAGGTGTTCGTGTAAACTGCTGAGTGCCGAGTGAATCCGCCGGGCTTCCATATCCGCATGATCCGCAGAGTAGGCAAATACGCTGTTGAAATACAGCTGTGCCGGGGGACGCTGTTCCAGTTGTTCCAGCTCGGACCGGATTGTCTCCAGTGCAGGTTCCAACGTGGACGAGTCAGGTACGCGTCCCCTTACAGATGTTTCCTGCCGGATGAGGATGTCGAGAAAACGGATATCTCTCAGACTTGAAAACCCCATTTCAGAGTAATTTTCACCCCGTATGCGGGTGTACTCCTCTGCCAGCCTCAGCAGGTCAGAGCTGCCGATGCTATGGGTGTCCGGCCTTGCCGCTGCCATTTCCTGGTTGAAATACACAATAGGCAGGTTGAACGAGAGGGGAACAATCCCCAGTCGTTTGTCCCGGATAAAGGGACGGTATGAACCGGGATACAGATCCGCGAACACGAAGCTGTCTCTGGCAGGGGTCAACTGCTCCCAGCGTCTCAGGGGATATGAGTGTATGAACGGGGAAAACGCCTGGTTTGCGATGCTGCTGCTGATGATGATGTCCGCCTGACTTCCTCCGATTGCCGCAGAACGGTCAGCTTCGCTGCTGAATTCGATATGAAAATCCTGGTGCTCCGACGCGCCTCTGATGAATTCGAGATAATCAGCCACCTGGGGATCGTCTGTGATAATCGTAAGGGGTCGGGAAAATATGCCGCAGGAATAGATGCCTGCGGCGCCAATAATGATAATCAGCAGGAAAACCCATCTTCCCTCAGCTTTCATGAAGCTCCCGGGCTGTGGTAATCACCTCTGAGTACAGGGTATCAATTTCGTCATGATCTACGCGGCAAAGGCGATGCGGAGGTAATCTTCACCGATTGCGATGCTTCCGATCCCTTTTTCCAGCAGTGCAAGACGCAGCTGTTCAGCGGAAACTCCGGGCGTACGGAACGCCATAAAATATCCGGAGTTAAAAGGCAGGGGCGTAAGTATCCGGGAAAGCTCTTCCCCCGCCGGCCCGGTACTCCCGGTCCAGAATGCTGCGCACCTTCAGGTAGCGCTGTTTCAGATCCTCAGCCGCGGCCTGCTTCTGTGCAGAGTAATCCGGGTGCTGGAGAATCTGAATCAGAAGGTTCTGGCTCAGGCCGGGGCAGTTGGATACGGTACCACGGATTGAACCCATGAGCTTCTGCAGCATGGGGTTGAACTGTTCTTCGGTCATCCCTTTGGATGCAAAGGTCATAAAGCCACCCGGAATCCCCAGGCGTACTCTTCCTTGGTTGCGCCGTCCACCTTCAGTGCCACCACATTTTCATGAAGGTCCGCACAATCGGTGAAAAGACTTTCCCTGCGGATATTCTCTTCATAAAAAAGGCCGAAGTAGGCGTCGTCATGAACGGTGAGAATATCATTTCCCTGTTCGGCGGCCTCCAGAATTGCAGCGCTCAGCTGCTTCGCCTCTTCTTCTGTGGGGCTGTAACCTGTGGGGTTATTGGGAAAATTCAGAAGGATAATCACCTTTCCCCGGCTGCCGTTTTTCCGGGATTCCCGAAGGCTGGCATTCAGCTGCTCCCTGAACCCGTCAGTGTTCAGACTGCCCTGGCCGGTGAAAAACGGGAAGCTGTCAATTACCGCTTCCCTGCGCTCACTGAGTATCAGTTTGTAGTTTCCCCAGAACATATCCGGGACAATCACCCTGTCACCGGGGTTCACAAACAACTCAGCCATCTGAAAGATGCCGGATGTGAGGCCGGCGACCACCATGGGCAACGTGGCGTTCTTCCCCTTCAACCCGGGGTTGCGCGCCAGCTGCTGTTCCCGCCACAGCTCTCTCAGCCGGGGATTTCCACCGGTGGGAGCATAGGACACTGCTTCCGCTTCGCTCAGGCTGGGAAGCATGGAATCAAGCAGAGGCAGGGCATAGGGGTGGCCGTCTTTGTATGCCATGCCGATGGTGGCGTTCATGCGCTCTGCCTTCTTTTTTGCTTCTGCGCTCTGTGCAACGATGCCTTTGGGGAAGAACATTTTTTTCCCCAGTTCCGAGAGCATCCGGTACACCGCTGTATGTTCAATTTCTTCGTTTAATTCGTTTGCCAGTGGATTCATAGAGCAAGAATAGCAAGATGGGTGTTGATTGACAACTGGTGGGAATTCTCTTACTGTAATTATCATGGCAAGCACATCGGGAAATGATGAATCCGGGGCGATGAATATCCTGAACTGGATTCTGAATGTTTTTACCGGCGGGAATGATCCCGAGCGGGAGAAAAAACGTTTACTCAAACAATTGGGGAAAGATCTTTCCCGTGGAAAGTATAAATTCTACAAGCCCAGAGGTTCCCAAGCCTTACCGGGGCTGGGAAAGTTTTTTTTCGAGATATATAAAATAACCGCCAGTGCCGCCACTCTCCTGAGAAATGCACAGTCCAGCACCGCCCTCCGGGAAATGTGCATCGAATACTTCATGACGACAAACAGCGTGAACTTGCAGCATCGTTTGAAGAATCCGCAATCCGTGAATCCGCAAAAACCATGGATCCCAAAGTGCATGCTTCAAAGCTCAAGGATAATATGGTGAGCTTCTTCAGCAGTTTCGACAGCGGCATGGTGAATCAGGTTGACGGGGCATATTCCCGGATTCAGCAGCTCATCGAATTCGTGAACTTCGATTATTATTTTGTTCTGAAAAAGTTTGACTCATCATTTCAGGAAGGTAATGTAACTGCGCCGCCCAAGCTGGAGGCGATCAACGCCGATTACGTGAGCGATGATATTAAGGACTTTCTGGAAGTGATGCTCCCGCTGGACCGTGAGGGAGACTGGAACCAGGTGATGGATATTCTTGCCCAGTACAAGGGTGTGGAGGTGGTAAACCGCCAAGCCTGGAACCGTCTCATGAATGCGCTGAAGGGTATTGTGAACTCAAATGTGCTCACAATGATTGTTCAGCACATAGATCAGGACCCGTACTGGACGCCCCAGATGGAAGTCACCAGAACCCGGATTATAGAGTCCTATCTGGAAACTCTGCGGACCCGGACGGAAAATGTGGTGCAGAAAATTCTCTCCGAGAAACGTAATGCAAAGGTTGAAAAGCTCTGCGTTGCAGTGTTCGGTTCAAATCCCACGCCGCGGATGAAGTTTTACAATGAGAAAGCGAACATGATGTTCAGCAAGAAGCTGAATGTTGAATACCTGTATACAACTCCCATGAATTACCTGAAAACTTTTCTCCTGGATTTCTTTAAAAAAGATATTCGCGAGCTTGAGGATCTCCTTCTTGTGAGGGGCAAATGGTCCACTAATGTCATGTCCCAGCAGATGTCCGATGCCTATTACCGGGTGCTGGAAATTTCTGAGCAGCTCCTGCAGTTCGATGAAAGCCTGAACGAGGAAGGAGAGCTTGGATCCAGACTGAAGCGTTCTCTTGCACGGGTTGTGGACCGGGATCCCTCAACTGCTCGGAATGTACAGACCATGGTGAAAGAGATCAATGACGATGCCATACAAATTATCAATGAAGCAGCAGGAAACCTCATATCTTTCGGCAAAAACCTGAAAAGCCTTATTGAAGACTCGGAAAGAAAAGACCATGAGCTGATTATCAATTGGAAAGAACTTGAGAGCATGTCTGAAACGCCGGTGAAAAACCGGATGGCGGATGCCTACAAGAAAATCTACTATTTCATTCAGCTGATGCAGATGTTTGTAAAACCCGGGAAACCTGAAGTTCCGCCGGTGTAACAGCCTGCCCCAGCCTGTATCCACCGGGAGAGGGCTGAGCGTATGGCCCTTCAGAATCCTCAGCCTTCACCCGTATGCACGCCTTCCAGCTCCAATAGAAATTCCTTGATCTCCCGGCCCCGGACTGCGTCCAGTCTGGACAGGGAGTATTCTCCCAGTCCGCCGCTTTTAGGAACCACCCG
It includes:
- a CDS encoding ABC transporter ATP-binding protein, yielding MATVELKNVNKVYDGGVHAVKHANITIQDKEFVVLVGPSGCGKTTTLRMVAGLEDISSGELYIDGKLVNDVPPKDRDIAMVFQNYALYPHMTVFDNMAFGLKIRKYDKEEIQKRVDEAAEILEIKELLERRPKQLSGGQRQRVAVGRAIVRHPKVFLFDEPLSNLDAKLRVQMRAEISSLHTRLQATMIYVTHDQVEAMTMGDKIVVMKDGVIQQIGDPLTLYNKPVNRFVAGFMGSPPMNFMNVEVKEEGGKIVIDEGTFKLNVEGKNAEAIKPYVGKSMVFGYRAEDLVYSDKAVDGKSMAVTVGVIEPLGAETHVYGSTEKHQMIARVDPHITFNVGDTAHFKPDMEKVIFFDLETDDAVNLD
- a CDS encoding aminotransferase class I/II-fold pyridoxal phosphate-dependent enzyme, whose amino-acid sequence is MNPLANELNEEIEHTAVYRMLSELGKKMFFPKGIVAQSAEAKKKAERMNATIGMAYKDGHPYALPLLDSMLPSLSEAEAVSYAPTGGNPRLRELWREQQLARNPGLKGKNATLPMVVAGLTSGIFQMAELFVNPGDRVIVPDMFWGNYKLILSERREAVIDSFPFFTGQGSLNTDGFREQLNASLRESRKNGSRGKVIILLNFPNNPTGYSPTEEEAKQLSAAILEAAEQGNDILTVHDDAYFGLFYEENIRRESLFTDCADLHENVVALKVDGATKEEYAWGFRVAL
- a CDS encoding DUF5312 family protein, which codes for MHRILHDDKQRELAASFEESAIRESAKTMDPKVHASKLKDNMVSFFSSFDSGMVNQVDGAYSRIQQLIEFVNFDYYFVLKKFDSSFQEGNVTAPPKLEAINADYVSDDIKDFLEVMLPLDREGDWNQVMDILAQYKGVEVVNRQAWNRLMNALKGIVNSNVLTMIVQHIDQDPYWTPQMEVTRTRIIESYLETLRTRTENVVQKILSEKRNAKVEKLCVAVFGSNPTPRMKFYNEKANMMFSKKLNVEYLYTTPMNYLKTFLLDFFKKDIRELEDLLLVRGKWSTNVMSQQMSDAYYRVLEISEQLLQFDESLNEEGELGSRLKRSLARVVDRDPSTARNVQTMVKEINDDAIQIINEAAGNLISFGKNLKSLIEDSERKDHELIINWKELESMSETPVKNRMADAYKKIYYFIQLMQMFVKPGKPEVPPV